Proteins from a single region of Echeneis naucrates chromosome 14, fEcheNa1.1, whole genome shotgun sequence:
- the btg3 gene encoding protein BTG3: MRREIAAVVFFLKRLVKKEGKLESHKVELFVERLAVALQEKFRGHWYPENPCKGQAYRCIRVNKFHRQDPELLRACKESGVQYNDLGLPQELTLWVDPGEVCCRYGEQNPFFSVANFSSDKEEDKDVAKKVTSALERVTSDYHSGSSSDEESARTSPLTITNNRCAYQAMNPSAPTWHPKKMLPIKGHIPPRPQYGFKLRNRAPNTIRQKLWFPPGYRGGTGYWDTNQNMAHCYS; the protein is encoded by the exons ATGAGGAGAGAAATTGCAGCTGTGGTGTTCTTCCTCAAGAGGCTTGTGAAAAAGGAGGGGAAGCTGGAATCACACAAGGTCGAGCTATTTGTTGAGAGGCTGGCTGTTGCACTACAGGAGAAGTTCAGGGGCCATTGGTATCCTGAAAACCCCTGCAAAGGGCAGGCGTACAG ATGCATCAGAGTCAACAAGTTCCATAGGCAGGATCCAGAGCTCCTCAGGGCCTGCAAAGAGAGTGGGGTTCAGTACAATGATTTGGGTCTTCCCCAAGAACTCACACTGTGGGTGGACCCTGGGGAGGTCTGTTGCAG GTATGGAGAACAAAATCCTTTCTTCTCAGTTGCAAACTTCTCAAGTGACAAGGAAGAGGACAAAGACGTTGCAAAGAAGGTGACCAGTGCTTTGGAGAGGGTGACGTCAGACTACCACTCGGGTTCCTCTTCAGATGAAGAGAGCGCACGCACTTCCCCGCTTACAATTACCAATAACCGCTGTGCCTACCAG GCAATGAATCCTTCTGCTCCTACATGGCATCCGAAAAAAATGTTACCCATCAAGGGCCACATCCCTCCACGTCCTCAGTATGGCTTTAAGCTTCGCAACAGAGCCCCCAACACTATAAGGCAAAAACTGTGGTTCCCCCCTGGTTATCGAGGAGGGACTGGATACTGGGACACCAACCAAAATATGGCACATTGTTACAGTTAG